A window of Tripterygium wilfordii isolate XIE 37 chromosome 7, ASM1340144v1, whole genome shotgun sequence contains these coding sequences:
- the LOC120002959 gene encoding probable ribosome biogenesis protein RLP24: protein MRLEKCWFCSSTVYPGHGIQFVRNDAKIFRFCRSKCHKNFKMKRNPRKVKWTKAYRRLHGKDMTQDSTFEFERKRNRPERYDRNLAENTLKAIKKIDKVRTDREIRHLEKRMKGKNIKERREAAKELEQGIHLVKAPLALKQEPSLTLPKISVKVPQQQAQENQAMEE, encoded by the exons ATGAGGTTGGAGAAATGTTGGTTCTGTTCTTCTACTGTATATCCCGGGCATGGCATTCAGTTTGTTCGTAATGATGCAAAG ATTTTCCGGTTTTGTCGATCAAAATGCCACAAGAACTTCAAAATGAAGAGGAACCCTCGCAAAGTGAAATGGACCAAGGCTTATAGAAGATTGCATGGAAAAGACATGACACAA GATTCGACCTTTGAGTTCGAAAGAAAGCGAAATAGGCCCGAGAGATATGACAGGAATCTTGCGGAGAACACTCTGAAGGCAATCAAGAAGATAGATAAAGTCAGAACTGATAGGGAGATAAGACACCTGGAGAAGAG GATGAAAGGCAAGAATATCAAGGAGCGGAGGGAGGCAGCGAAGGAATTGGAACAGGGTATCCATTTGGTCAAAGCTCCTCTGGCTCTCAAACAAGAGCCATCTCTCACACTACCGAAAATCTCAGTCAAGGTTCCACAACAGCAGGCCCAGGAAAATCAAGCAATGGAAGAATGA
- the LOC120002957 gene encoding uncharacterized protein LOC120002957 isoform X3, with the protein MELRMPVTCIYKVILSNQKQLLIQVTWCKNQTTQGLTINFNNNTSTSFRLNTNSRLFRKKKGNKMIEADTSSKIEVFWDLSNAKYDTGPEPVDGFYVLIMVDSDIGLILGDLGEEATTKKFKTSNPAPKVTLISRQEHCSGNALYATKAQFCDTGIPHDILIRCSGENEDLKHPVMSVCIDKKTVIRVKRLQWNFRGNQTIFIDGLLVDLMWDLHDWFFNPVSGSFAVFMFRTRSGSDSRLWLEEKLVQRDQEKAEFSLLIYACKSL; encoded by the exons ATGGAGCTGAGGATGCCAG TCACTTGTATCTACAAAGTCATTCTCTCCAATCAAAAGCAACTCCTGATCCAAGTCACGTGGTGCAAGAACCAAACCACTCAAGGCCTCACCATAAACTTCAACAATAACACTTCAACATCTTTCAGGCTCAATACAAATTCAAGGCTATTCAGGAAGAAGAAAGGCAACAAAATGATCGAAGCCGATACTTCTTCGAAGATCGAAGTCTTCTGGGATCTCTCCAATGCTAAATATGACACGGGACCTGAACCTGTTGATGGGTTTTATGTACTCATCATGGTTGATTCAGACATAGGCCTTATTTTGGGTGATCTCGGTGAAGAAGCCACGACTAAGAAGTTCAAAACCAGCAATCCAGCACCCAAAGTGACTCTAATTTCAAGGCAGGAGCATTGTTCAGGCAACGCTTTATATGCAACCAAGGCTCAGTTCTGTGACACTGGAATTCCACATGACATTTTGATTAGATGTAGTGGAGAAAATGAGGACCTAAAGCACCCAGTTATGTCTGTTTGTATCGATAAAAAGACGGTGATTCGCGTTAAGAGGCTGCAGTGGAATTTCAGGGGAAACCAGACAATCTTTATTGATGGGTTGCTGGTTGATCTAATGTGGGATTTACATGACTGGTTCTTCAATCCTGTTTCAGGATCATTTGCTGTGTTCATGTTCAGGACAAGAAGTGGATCGGATAGCAGGCTTTGGTTGGAGGAGAAGTTGGTGCAGAGAGACCAAGAGAAAGCTGAATTCTCCTTGTTGATTTATGCCTGTAAGAGCCTTTAA
- the LOC120002957 gene encoding uncharacterized protein LOC120002957 isoform X2, translating into MRGIASCLSENAINVSHSSCSSYPNHACVSPSLTPSVQNAVTCIYKVILSNQKQLLIQVTWCKNQTTQGLTINFNNNTSTSFRLNTNSRLFRKKKGNKMIEADTSSKIEVFWDLSNAKYDTGPEPVDGFYVLIMVDSDIGLILGDLGEEATTKKFKTSNPAPKVTLISRQEHCSGNALYATKAQFCDTGIPHDILIRCSGENEDLKHPVMSVCIDKKTVIRVKRLQWNFRGNQTIFIDGLLVDLMWDLHDWFFNPVSGSFAVFMFRTRSGSDSRLWLEEKLVQRDQEKAEFSLLIYA; encoded by the exons ATGAGGGGCATAGCTTCTTGTTTGAGTGAAAATGCCATAAATGTGTCTCATTCTTCTTGTTCTAGCTATCCCAACCATGCTTGTGTCTCTCCAAGCCTAACCCCATCTGTTCAAAATGCAGTCACTTGTATCTACAAAGTCATTCTCTCCAATCAAAAGCAACTCCTGATCCAAGTCACGTGGTGCAAGAACCAAACCACTCAAGGCCTCACCATAAACTTCAACAATAACACTTCAACATCTTTCAGGCTCAATACAAATTCAAGGCTATTCAGGAAGAAGAAAGGCAACAAAATGATCGAAGCCGATACTTCTTCGAAGATCGAAGTCTTCTGGGATCTCTCCAATGCTAAATATGACACGGGACCTGAACCTGTTGATGGGTTTTATGTACTCATCATGGTTGATTCAGACATAGGCCTTATTTTGGGTGATCTCGGTGAAGAAGCCACGACTAAGAAGTTCAAAACCAGCAATCCAGCACCCAAAGTGACTCTAATTTCAAGGCAGGAGCATTGTTCAGGCAACGCTTTATATGCAACCAAGGCTCAGTTCTGTGACACTGGAATTCCACATGACATTTTGATTAGATGTAGTGGAGAAAATGAGGACCTAAAGCACCCAGTTATGTCTGTTTGTATCGATAAAAAGACGGTGATTCGCGTTAAGAGGCTGCAGTGGAATTTCAGGGGAAACCAGACAATCTTTATTGATGGGTTGCTGGTTGATCTAATGTGGGATTTACATGACTGGTTCTTCAATCCTGTTTCAGGATCATTTGCTGTGTTCATGTTCAGGACAAGAAGTGGATCGGATAGCAGGCTTTGGTTGGAGGAGAAGTTGGTGCAGAGAGACCAAGAGAAAGCTGAATTCTCCTTGTTGATTTATGCCT GA
- the LOC120002957 gene encoding uncharacterized protein LOC120002957 isoform X1, with the protein MRGIASCLSENAINVSHSSCSSYPNHACVSPSLTPSVQNAVTCIYKVILSNQKQLLIQVTWCKNQTTQGLTINFNNNTSTSFRLNTNSRLFRKKKGNKMIEADTSSKIEVFWDLSNAKYDTGPEPVDGFYVLIMVDSDIGLILGDLGEEATTKKFKTSNPAPKVTLISRQEHCSGNALYATKAQFCDTGIPHDILIRCSGENEDLKHPVMSVCIDKKTVIRVKRLQWNFRGNQTIFIDGLLVDLMWDLHDWFFNPVSGSFAVFMFRTRSGSDSRLWLEEKLVQRDQEKAEFSLLIYACKSL; encoded by the coding sequence ATGAGGGGCATAGCTTCTTGTTTGAGTGAAAATGCCATAAATGTGTCTCATTCTTCTTGTTCTAGCTATCCCAACCATGCTTGTGTCTCTCCAAGCCTAACCCCATCTGTTCAAAATGCAGTCACTTGTATCTACAAAGTCATTCTCTCCAATCAAAAGCAACTCCTGATCCAAGTCACGTGGTGCAAGAACCAAACCACTCAAGGCCTCACCATAAACTTCAACAATAACACTTCAACATCTTTCAGGCTCAATACAAATTCAAGGCTATTCAGGAAGAAGAAAGGCAACAAAATGATCGAAGCCGATACTTCTTCGAAGATCGAAGTCTTCTGGGATCTCTCCAATGCTAAATATGACACGGGACCTGAACCTGTTGATGGGTTTTATGTACTCATCATGGTTGATTCAGACATAGGCCTTATTTTGGGTGATCTCGGTGAAGAAGCCACGACTAAGAAGTTCAAAACCAGCAATCCAGCACCCAAAGTGACTCTAATTTCAAGGCAGGAGCATTGTTCAGGCAACGCTTTATATGCAACCAAGGCTCAGTTCTGTGACACTGGAATTCCACATGACATTTTGATTAGATGTAGTGGAGAAAATGAGGACCTAAAGCACCCAGTTATGTCTGTTTGTATCGATAAAAAGACGGTGATTCGCGTTAAGAGGCTGCAGTGGAATTTCAGGGGAAACCAGACAATCTTTATTGATGGGTTGCTGGTTGATCTAATGTGGGATTTACATGACTGGTTCTTCAATCCTGTTTCAGGATCATTTGCTGTGTTCATGTTCAGGACAAGAAGTGGATCGGATAGCAGGCTTTGGTTGGAGGAGAAGTTGGTGCAGAGAGACCAAGAGAAAGCTGAATTCTCCTTGTTGATTTATGCCTGTAAGAGCCTTTAA
- the LOC120001257 gene encoding dehydration-responsive element-binding protein 1F-like, whose translation MEFENDSSLSSSCQLSPGNPAPALLQAPPNTSLKRRAGRKKFNETRHPVYRGVRRRNGDKWVCEVREPNKKSRIWLGTFPCPEMAARAHDVAALALRGELAQLNFHDSAWLLPRPDSSSPRDIQKAALEAAEAFRPAMSMSSTNSSLEPPTLFKDEEELFNMPGLLDSMAEGLMVTPLGMQRGLDWDSVDCSTDFTLWMD comes from the coding sequence ATGGAATTTGAAAACGATTCATCATTGTCCTCATCATGCCAACTCTCTCCAGGCAATCCTGCTCCTGCATTGCTGCAGGCGCCACCAAATACCTCTCTGAAACGCAGGGCAGGAAGGAAGAAGTTCAACGAAACCCGTCATCCGGTATACCGAGGTGTCAGGCGAAGAAATGGAGATAAATGGGTGTGTGAAGTGCGTGAACCGAACAAGAAGTCGAGAATTTGGCTTGGGACATTCCCTTGCCCTGAAATGGCAGCCAGGGCTCATGATGTTGCTGCGCTTGCACTCAGAGGTGAACTTGCGCAGCTTAATTTTCATGATTCTGCTTGGTTGCTTCCCCGACCGGACTCTTCTTCTCCTAGGGATATACAAAAAGCAGCTCTTGAAGCTGCAGAGGCTTTTAGGCCTGCCATGTCCATGTCTTCTACTAACTCTTCTTTAGAGCCTCCTACGTTGTTTAAGGATGAAGAGGAGTTGTTTAATATGCCAGGGTTGCTGGACAGCATGGCAGAGGGCTTGATGGTTACGCCGCTTGGTATGCAAAGAGGGCTTGATTGGGATAGCGTGGATTGCTCTACGGACTTCACTTTGTGGATGGACTAA
- the LOC120001256 gene encoding flavanone 7-O-glucoside 2''-O-beta-L-rhamnosyltransferase-like translates to MDPKLQKTSVLMLPWLAHGHISPFFELAKKLSQYNFHIYFCSTPINLKPLRENPFPNKNKIQLIDLHLPSSLLPPHYHTTKDLPPHLMSTLKTAFDESKPVFCDVLKTLEPDILIYDFLQPWAPAAAIELNIRAVMFLLTGGATTSFLMHHCINPGVEFPFPEFRFPEAEVMKFINFMFDTANGITNGDRYFKCLERSNNMVLVKTSREIEAKYIDYCSVLTKKEMVSVGALVQEPEVKVDDTRTLNWLKKKEPSSVVFVSFGSEYFLSKKEMNEIALGLELSEVSFIWVVRFHGEGRDCRSIEEALPDGFLKRIGERGLIVENWAPQLKILEHPSIGGFVSHCGWSSTMEGMMFGVPIIAMPMQLDQPLNARLVVKFGVGIEVPRESGRIFQKEEMARVIKQVVMEEEGKEVRKKAKEVSQKMREIGDAEMDMIVEKLLLLLI, encoded by the exons ATGGAtccaaaattgcagaaaacaagTGTCCTAATGTTGCCATGGTTGGCTCATGGACACATATCACCTTTCTTTGAGCTAGCAAAGAAGCTCTCACAATACAACTTCCACATATATTTCTGTTCTACACCAATCAATCTTAAACCCCTCAGAGAAAATCCATTCCCCAACAAGAATAAGATACAACTCATAGATCTCCACCTTCCTTCTTCACTTCTCCCTCCTCACTATCACACCACCAAAGACCTCCCTCCGCATCTTATGTCCACTCTCAAGACTGCTTTTGATGAGTCAAAGCCTGTGTTTTGTGATGTATTGAAGACCCTTGAACCAGATATTTTAATCTATGATTTCTTGCAACCATGGGCACCAGCAGCAGCTATTGAGCTGAATATTAGAGCTGTTATGTTCTTACTTACTGGCGGGGCGACGACTTCTTTCCTGATGCATCACTGTATTAATCCAGGGGTGGAGTTCCCATTTCCGGAGTTTCGATTTCCGGAAGCTGAAGTCATGAAATTCATTAACTTCATGTTTGATACTGCAAATGGTATCACAAATGGAGACAG GTACTTTAAATGCTTAGAAAGATCAAACAACATGGTATTGGTGAAGACATCAAGAGAGATTGAAGCAAAGTATATAGACTATTGTTCTGTTTTGACcaagaaagagatggtttctGTAGGAGCTCTTGTTCAAGAACCTGAAGTCAAAGTCGATGATACGAGGACATTGAATTGGCTAAAGAAGAAGGAACCCAGTTCAGTTGTTTTTGTCTCCTTTGGAAGTGAATATTTTCTCTCcaagaaagaaatgaatgagataGCTCTGGGGCTAGAACTCAGCGAAGTTAGTTTCATATGGGTTGTCAGATTCCATGGTGAAGGTAGAGATTGCAGATCCATTGAAGAGGCCTTGCCAGATGGGTTTTTAAAGAGAATTGGAGAGAGAGGTTTGATAGTTGAAAACTGGGCACCGCAATTGAAAATATTAGAACATCCAAGCATCGGTGGATTCGTGAGTCATTGTGGTTGGAGTTCAACAATGGAGGGAATGATGTTTGGTGTACCAATCATAGCCATGCCTATGCAGCTAGACCAACCTTTGAATGCTAGATTGGTGGTCAAGTTTGGTGTGGGCATTGAGGTTCCAAGAGAGAGCGGAAGGATTTTCCAGAAGGAGGAGATGGCGAGGGTGATCAAACAAGTAGTCATGGAAGAAGAAGGGAAGGAAGTAAGGAAAAAAGCAAAGGAAGTTAGCCAGAAGATGAGAGAGATTGGGGATGCAGAGATGGACATGATTGTGGagaagctgctgctgctgcttattTAA